The bacterium genome window below encodes:
- the rsmA gene encoding 16S rRNA (adenine(1518)-N(6)/adenine(1519)-N(6))-dimethyltransferase RsmA yields MRAPTALEPKKSLGQVFLNDRNLLEKVAELAEARDEIVVEIGAGDGRLTERLARDAKLVYAVEMDRGLFQRLEERFDGSPTVIPLCRNAKELDLSDDVFTHTWGKKVKVVGNLPYCSFVRILLTLMNQMERIEDIRIMAQREIAERLTAVPNTAQYGRLSVTVQARARVRWLLTLPPQAFWPMPKVHSVLLAITPKQPPFASKELLDTFDVFVTAAFAHRRKTLLNSLMRSTTLRDHKELPERLLAEFGFPATCRAQEVPVRDYVNLVNRLTRADPT; encoded by the coding sequence TTGAGAGCTCCAACTGCGCTCGAACCAAAAAAATCGCTCGGCCAGGTCTTCCTTAACGACCGGAACCTTCTCGAGAAAGTCGCCGAACTCGCCGAAGCTCGCGACGAGATCGTGGTCGAGATCGGGGCTGGCGACGGCCGGCTCACCGAGCGCCTCGCTCGTGATGCGAAGCTCGTCTATGCTGTCGAGATGGACAGAGGCCTGTTTCAGCGACTCGAGGAACGTTTCGACGGTAGCCCTACTGTCATCCCGCTGTGCAGGAACGCCAAAGAACTCGATCTTTCAGACGATGTGTTTACACATACTTGGGGCAAGAAGGTCAAAGTTGTCGGCAATCTTCCCTACTGCTCGTTCGTCAGGATTCTGCTTACTTTGATGAATCAGATGGAGCGGATCGAAGACATTCGCATAATGGCTCAGAGGGAGATTGCCGAGCGGCTGACGGCGGTCCCGAACACGGCGCAATATGGCCGACTGAGCGTTACGGTGCAGGCTAGGGCGCGCGTGCGCTGGCTTCTTACGCTCCCTCCACAGGCGTTCTGGCCCATGCCGAAGGTTCATTCGGTCCTCCTCGCCATAACGCCCAAACAGCCGCCATTTGCATCTAAAGAGCTGCTGGATACGTTCGACGTGTTCGTGACCGCTGCATTTGCGCACAGGCGAAAGACGCTGCTCAATTCATTGATGCGAAGCACGACCTTGCGGGACCACAAAGAGCTCCCCGAACGGCTGTTAGCCGAGTTTGGCTTTCCTGCAACATGCAGGGCACAGGAGGTTCCTGTCCGCGACTACGTCAATCTCGTGAACAGATTGACTCGAGCCGACCCTACGTGA
- a CDS encoding HDOD domain-containing protein produces MLFRCDHCGAEFQADARKIPNPKVKFKCSKCKVGQLVLVPNSDASGKERPAAGPVTSRMASKPAVKTTAPSSPQEAKKMLTQVKDLPSLPFVATKVMQLTTSPNTTMKQMEEVILKDSALASKVLKYSNSALYGRSGQITSMTDALVLLGFSTVKTIVIASSVKSMHPSPGHGYSAAGKTLWAHSIESGIAARLLAKQRRKDLVEEAFIVGLLHDIGKNIIESKLPGYVRELIALKKKGDLTFEEIEEQVLGINHSELGAILCHKWNFPEILEKAIQFHHHPSSNKKEPILSHLACVSDAISYHLSTPPVNQPESEADILELESSAFLELDIDTFQEIVKEVQETVERDRKTFDL; encoded by the coding sequence ATGCTTTTTAGGTGTGATCACTGCGGCGCAGAGTTCCAAGCCGACGCCCGTAAGATTCCTAATCCCAAGGTGAAGTTCAAGTGCAGCAAGTGCAAGGTAGGCCAGCTGGTGCTGGTGCCCAACTCAGACGCTTCCGGCAAGGAGAGGCCGGCGGCCGGGCCGGTAACCTCTCGTATGGCCAGCAAACCCGCTGTCAAGACGACCGCGCCATCCAGCCCCCAAGAGGCGAAGAAAATGCTCACGCAAGTCAAGGACTTGCCCAGCCTACCGTTCGTCGCAACGAAGGTGATGCAGCTCACCACCTCGCCGAACACCACAATGAAGCAGATGGAGGAGGTCATCCTAAAGGACTCGGCGCTCGCCTCCAAGGTCCTCAAGTACTCGAACTCTGCCCTATATGGGCGGTCCGGCCAGATAACGAGCATGACAGACGCCCTCGTGCTTCTCGGCTTCTCGACGGTCAAAACGATTGTCATCGCCTCGTCCGTCAAGAGCATGCACCCCTCTCCTGGCCACGGATATTCCGCCGCCGGCAAGACACTGTGGGCACATTCGATCGAGTCTGGCATCGCGGCGCGACTCTTGGCCAAACAGAGGAGAAAGGACCTGGTGGAAGAGGCTTTCATTGTGGGCCTGCTGCACGACATCGGCAAGAACATCATTGAGAGCAAGCTGCCCGGCTACGTTAGGGAGCTGATCGCCCTGAAGAAAAAAGGCGACCTAACCTTCGAGGAGATCGAGGAGCAGGTCCTGGGCATCAACCACTCCGAACTTGGCGCGATCCTGTGCCACAAGTGGAACTTCCCGGAGATTCTGGAGAAGGCCATTCAGTTCCACCATCACCCAAGCTCCAACAAAAAAGAACCTATTCTGTCCCACTTAGCCTGCGTATCCGACGCAATCTCCTATCACCTCTCGACGCCTCCGGTCAACCAGCCTGAAAGCGAAGCGGACATACTGGAGCTCGAGTCAAGCGCGTTCCTGGAACTTGACATAGACACCTTTCAGGAGATCGTCAAGGAGGTTCAAGAGACGGTCGAGAGAGACAGGAAGACCTTCGACCTTTAA